The Denitrificimonas caeni genome has a segment encoding these proteins:
- a CDS encoding S41 family peptidase, with amino-acid sequence MPFTKTRLASTVLSTLLVLGLISSGANAAPSPTALTEAPAETLPLNDLRTFAEVLERIKTAYVEPIDDKTLFENAIKGMLSNLDPHSSYLEPDAFRELQESTSGEFGGLGIEVGLEDGILQVIAPIDDSPAAAAGLEAQDLIIKINDQPTKGMSLMKAVEQMRGKPGTSIRLTIARDGRKPFDVTLKRAIIKSTSVKSQLLEDGYGLIRISQFQVNTGAEVAKALAKLKKDNKGQALKGLILDLRNNPGGVLQAAVEVTDHFISSGLIVYTKGRIANAELRFSATAANASDDVPLVVLINGGSASASEIVAGALQDHKRAVVMGTDTFGKGSVQTVLPLNNDRALKLTTALYYTPSGRSIQAQGIVPDITVERAKISQEEHTLGVKEADLAGHLGNGNAAADKRAKTDKQQTPRLQDEDYQINQAINLLKGVNVLQGQKAP; translated from the coding sequence ATGCCCTTTACTAAAACACGTTTAGCCTCAACGGTATTAAGCACTTTGCTGGTATTGGGTCTGATTAGTTCTGGTGCCAATGCAGCACCCAGCCCCACCGCCCTCACTGAGGCACCGGCAGAAACTTTACCCCTCAATGATCTGCGCACTTTTGCGGAAGTTCTAGAGCGCATTAAAACTGCCTATGTTGAACCCATTGACGATAAGACTTTATTTGAAAATGCCATTAAAGGCATGCTCAGCAATTTAGACCCCCACTCTAGCTATTTAGAGCCTGATGCTTTTCGTGAGCTGCAAGAAAGCACCAGCGGTGAGTTCGGCGGCCTAGGCATTGAAGTGGGCTTAGAAGATGGTATTTTGCAAGTCATCGCACCCATTGATGACTCTCCGGCTGCCGCTGCTGGCCTAGAAGCCCAAGACTTAATTATCAAGATTAATGATCAGCCCACCAAAGGCATGTCATTAATGAAAGCGGTAGAGCAAATGCGCGGGAAGCCCGGCACCAGCATCCGTTTAACCATCGCCCGCGATGGCCGCAAGCCTTTTGACGTAACCCTCAAGCGCGCCATCATCAAAAGTACTAGCGTAAAAAGTCAGCTCCTGGAAGACGGTTACGGCTTGATCCGCATCAGCCAGTTCCAAGTCAATACCGGTGCAGAAGTTGCCAAGGCTTTAGCTAAACTGAAAAAAGACAACAAAGGCCAAGCGCTGAAAGGCTTGATTCTAGACTTGCGCAACAATCCCGGTGGCGTCTTGCAAGCGGCGGTAGAGGTCACCGACCATTTCATCAGCTCTGGACTCATCGTCTATACCAAAGGGCGCATCGCCAATGCTGAGCTACGTTTTTCTGCCACAGCAGCTAACGCCAGTGATGATGTACCTTTAGTGGTGCTCATTAACGGCGGTAGCGCTTCGGCATCGGAGATTGTTGCTGGAGCCTTACAAGATCATAAACGCGCCGTAGTCATGGGCACAGACACCTTTGGTAAAGGCTCAGTGCAGACGGTTTTACCCCTCAATAATGATCGGGCATTAAAGCTCACCACAGCGCTGTATTACACCCCCAGTGGTCGCTCCATTCAGGCACAAGGCATTGTTCCAGACATCACTGTAGAGCGGGCGAAAATCAGCCAGGAAGAACACACGCTGGGAGTAAAAGAGGCAGACTTAGCCGGTCACTTAGGCAATGGCAATGCTGCCGCGGACAAGCGCGCGAAGACCGATAAACAGCAAACGCCACGCTTACAAGATGAGGATTATCAAATTAATCAGGCTATCAACCTGCTGAAAGGGGTAAACGTGTTACAAGGCCAAAAAGCACCTTAA
- a CDS encoding acetyl-CoA sensor PanZ family protein, whose protein sequence is MPVYFESAEQPSAQDLADLEKIYADAPAWLLTPYADAAALIEHGLASNSLVTARFNSRLLGAALLDKQPGTWTLSHLCVRALTRKRGVARRVLEEATRLATEAQATLQVSIAQDQIELQQIAQNKSLAIVLTG, encoded by the coding sequence ATGCCTGTTTACTTTGAAAGCGCTGAACAGCCTAGCGCGCAAGACTTGGCTGACCTTGAAAAAATCTACGCCGATGCACCCGCCTGGCTGCTCACCCCTTACGCGGATGCAGCTGCTCTCATCGAGCATGGTTTAGCCAGCAACAGCTTGGTTACTGCGCGCTTTAATAGCCGTTTACTGGGTGCTGCCTTGCTGGATAAGCAGCCTGGCACTTGGACGCTTTCACACTTATGTGTCCGTGCTTTAACACGCAAGCGTGGCGTTGCCCGCCGAGTTTTAGAAGAAGCAACTCGTTTAGCCACAGAAGCACAAGCAACTTTGCAAGTAAGTATTGCGCAAGACCAAATAGAGCTCCAACAGATCGCGCAAAACAAGTCACTGGCCATTGTACTGACAGGTTAA
- the hisB gene encoding imidazoleglycerol-phosphate dehydratase HisB — MTERKVSVERNTLETQIKATINLDGTGEGRFAIGVPFMEHMLDQVARHGLIDIDVECIGDTHIDDHHTVEDVGITIGQAFAKAVGDKRGLRRYGHSYVPMDEALSRVALDFSGRPGLQMNVPYSRALVGGFDVDLFQEFFQGFVNHAQVTLHIDNLRGTNTHHQIETVFKAFGRALRMAVEVDPRMEGRMPSTKGSL, encoded by the coding sequence ATGACCGAACGTAAGGTTTCAGTAGAGCGTAATACCCTTGAGACACAAATTAAGGCTACGATTAATTTGGATGGAACTGGTGAGGGGCGTTTTGCCATTGGTGTGCCTTTTATGGAGCACATGTTGGATCAGGTTGCGCGCCATGGTTTGATTGATATCGATGTAGAGTGCATCGGTGACACCCATATTGATGATCACCACACCGTTGAGGATGTGGGCATTACCATTGGCCAAGCTTTTGCAAAAGCTGTGGGTGATAAGCGCGGTTTACGTCGCTATGGCCACTCTTATGTCCCTATGGATGAGGCATTATCCCGTGTTGCCCTAGATTTCTCAGGCCGTCCAGGCTTGCAAATGAATGTGCCTTACTCCCGCGCTTTAGTGGGCGGCTTTGATGTGGACTTATTCCAAGAGTTCTTCCAAGGTTTTGTTAACCATGCCCAAGTGACTTTGCATATTGATAACTTGCGCGGCACCAACACTCACCACCAGATTGAAACTGTATTTAAGGCCTTTGGCCGCGCCCTGCGTATGGCGGTGGAAGTGGACCCACGCATGGAAGGACGTATGCCTTCTACTAAGGGTAGCCTGTGA
- a CDS encoding murein hydrolase activator EnvC family protein yields the protein MLRTIFILILSCVATFSLANEQRAQTKQELAQAAKDIAELEKLVKKIQQEKSSAEQALKKTEVEIGDLEKQVKELQQEEKKTEQELKELDEQKKKLQSSRLEQQKLIAIQARAAYQSGQQEPLRLLLNQQQPEKFSRNLTYYQYIGKARQQQINAFNETLRQLNNISSQITAQQNKLAQQQTRLLSKQESLTELRKQRQQKVASLSQQQRKESQSLKSRKADQSELNKVLQTIEATLARQAREAEAERKRQQLLAEQQRQQAEQLLDKQPTVSAGKQPQSPMVSTAVIHQGGPFSSVRGKLPWPVNGRLIARFGSARGDTRSKWDGVLISSQPGTQVRAIHSGRVVFADWLRGAGLLVIIDHGDGYLSLYGHNQSLLSSPGDIVQTGQVISTVGNTGGQDQAALYFAIRQQGKPADPTQWCRTQG from the coding sequence ATGCTACGCACAATTTTCATTCTTATCCTCAGCTGTGTCGCCACTTTTAGTCTGGCCAACGAGCAGCGTGCGCAAACCAAGCAAGAGCTGGCCCAAGCCGCTAAAGACATTGCCGAGTTAGAAAAACTGGTAAAAAAAATCCAGCAAGAAAAATCCAGTGCTGAGCAAGCATTAAAAAAGACTGAAGTGGAAATCGGCGACTTAGAAAAACAAGTCAAAGAGCTGCAGCAAGAGGAAAAAAAAACCGAGCAAGAACTGAAAGAACTGGATGAACAGAAAAAAAAACTCCAGAGTTCACGCCTTGAGCAACAAAAGTTAATCGCTATTCAGGCCCGTGCTGCTTATCAGTCCGGCCAGCAAGAACCCCTACGCTTGCTGCTAAATCAGCAGCAACCCGAAAAATTTTCGCGCAACCTGACCTACTACCAATACATTGGCAAAGCGCGTCAGCAGCAAATCAATGCTTTTAACGAAACCCTGCGCCAACTGAATAATATTTCCAGCCAAATCACTGCGCAACAAAACAAACTTGCCCAACAGCAAACCCGCTTACTCAGCAAGCAAGAATCCCTAACTGAACTGCGCAAACAGCGCCAGCAAAAAGTGGCCAGCCTTAGTCAGCAACAACGCAAAGAAAGCCAGTCACTAAAAAGCCGCAAAGCAGATCAGTCTGAACTGAATAAGGTCTTACAAACCATTGAGGCAACTCTGGCTCGACAAGCGCGCGAAGCCGAGGCCGAGCGCAAGCGTCAACAACTGCTGGCCGAGCAACAACGCCAACAAGCCGAGCAACTACTGGATAAACAACCCACCGTCAGTGCTGGCAAGCAGCCGCAAAGCCCTATGGTCTCCACTGCAGTTATTCATCAAGGCGGCCCCTTTTCTAGTGTGCGCGGTAAACTGCCTTGGCCAGTGAATGGTCGCTTGATTGCCCGTTTTGGTAGCGCTCGCGGCGACACCCGCAGCAAGTGGGACGGAGTGCTCATCAGCTCGCAACCGGGCACACAAGTACGCGCAATCCATTCAGGTCGTGTAGTATTTGCCGACTGGCTACGTGGCGCAGGGTTATTAGTGATTATTGATCATGGCGACGGCTATCTAAGCCTCTACGGGCATAATCAAAGCTTATTGAGCAGCCCCGGCGATATTGTGCAAACCGGTCAAGTCATTTCAACGGTTGGCAACACGGGTGGTCAGGATCAAGCAGCGCTCTACTTTGCTATACGCCAACAAGGCAAGCCTGCAGATCCTACGCAGTGGTGTCGTACACAAGGCTAA
- the hisA gene encoding 1-(5-phosphoribosyl)-5-[(5-phosphoribosylamino)methylideneamino]imidazole-4-carboxamide isomerase — MLIIPAIDLKDGACVRLRQGRMEDSTVFSNDPVEMAAKWVEAGCRRLHLVDLNGAFAGEPVNGDVVKAIAARYPDLPIQIGGGIRNLETIEHYVRAGVSYVIIGTKAVKEPEFVAEACKAFPGKVIVGLDARDGFVATDGWAETSELQVVDLAKRFEADGVSAIVYTDIAKDGMMQGCNVEATAALSRATSIPVIASGGIHNLGDVQSLLNARAPGIVGAITGRAIYEGTLDIAEAQALCDSFK; from the coding sequence ATGCTGATTATTCCCGCGATTGATTTAAAAGATGGTGCGTGTGTTCGACTGCGCCAAGGGCGTATGGAAGATTCTACTGTTTTTTCAAACGATCCAGTGGAAATGGCTGCAAAGTGGGTAGAGGCGGGTTGCCGTCGTTTGCACTTAGTGGATCTTAATGGCGCTTTTGCTGGTGAGCCAGTCAACGGTGACGTAGTTAAGGCCATTGCGGCGCGCTACCCTGATCTGCCGATTCAAATTGGCGGTGGTATTCGTAATCTGGAAACTATCGAGCACTATGTGCGCGCCGGTGTTAGCTATGTGATTATTGGTACCAAAGCGGTGAAAGAGCCTGAGTTTGTTGCAGAGGCCTGTAAAGCCTTCCCCGGTAAAGTGATTGTTGGTTTAGATGCGCGCGATGGTTTTGTTGCCACCGATGGTTGGGCTGAAACCAGCGAGCTACAAGTGGTGGATCTGGCTAAGCGTTTTGAAGCTGATGGCGTATCAGCCATTGTGTATACCGATATTGCCAAAGACGGCATGATGCAGGGCTGTAACGTGGAAGCGACAGCGGCCTTATCCCGCGCCACCAGCATTCCTGTGATTGCTTCAGGCGGTATTCATAATCTAGGTGATGTGCAGTCGCTATTGAATGCCCGTGCGCCAGGTATTGTCGGGGCGATTACCGGCCGCGCGATTTATGAAGGCACCTTAGATATTGCTGAAGCCCAAGCCCTGTGCGATAGCTTCAAATAA
- the hisF gene encoding imidazole glycerol phosphate synthase subunit HisF, protein MTLAKRIIPCLDVENGRVVKGVKFENIRDAGDPVEIARRYSEQGADELTFLDITATVEGRDTMLQTVERMASQIFIPLTVGGGVRTVNDIRNLLNAGADKVSINSAAVFTPEFVREAAEHFGSQSIVVAIDAKQVSAVGEPPRWEIFTHGGRKPTGIDAVEWAKKMESYGAGEILLTSMDQDGMKNGFDLGVTRAVSEAVNIPIIASGGVGNLQHLADGIVLGKADAVLAASIFHFGEYTIQEAKEYLASQGIVVRENL, encoded by the coding sequence ATGACGCTCGCGAAACGTATCATTCCTTGCCTTGATGTTGAAAATGGCCGCGTGGTAAAAGGCGTAAAATTTGAGAATATTCGCGATGCTGGCGATCCGGTAGAAATTGCCCGCCGTTACAGCGAGCAAGGTGCTGATGAGCTGACCTTTCTGGATATTACGGCCACCGTAGAAGGGCGCGACACCATGCTGCAGACAGTTGAGCGCATGGCCAGCCAGATCTTTATCCCGCTGACTGTGGGTGGTGGTGTGCGCACGGTCAACGATATTCGTAACTTGCTCAATGCCGGTGCCGATAAAGTCTCGATCAACTCCGCTGCGGTATTTACGCCAGAGTTTGTCCGCGAAGCAGCCGAGCATTTTGGCTCACAGTCAATTGTGGTAGCCATTGATGCTAAACAGGTATCTGCAGTGGGCGAGCCGCCACGCTGGGAAATCTTTACCCATGGCGGACGTAAACCCACTGGCATTGATGCGGTTGAGTGGGCGAAAAAAATGGAAAGCTATGGTGCCGGTGAGATTTTACTGACCAGCATGGATCAAGATGGGATGAAAAACGGTTTTGATCTAGGTGTGACTCGCGCTGTCAGTGAAGCGGTTAATATTCCTATTATTGCCTCGGGTGGCGTCGGTAACTTACAGCATTTGGCCGACGGTATTGTATTGGGTAAAGCCGATGCTGTCTTAGCTGCAAGTATTTTTCACTTTGGTGAATACACTATCCAAGAAGCCAAAGAGTATTTGGCCAGCCAAGGTATTGTGGTACGCGAAAATCTATAA
- a CDS encoding substrate-binding periplasmic protein: MFKFRASFVLAALLYSAVSWAAEPAHKVHLLTENFPPYNMEKEGKNFGRDENIEGIATDIVREMFHRAGIEYTLTLRFPWERVYKQVLEKADVGVFVMSRSPEREELFQWVGPIGPDDWVFLARSDSPITLQSLDEAGRYKVGSYRGDVITEHLQKHAIEPITALRDQENAGKLMRGEIDLWATGDPAGRYLAALEGVHNLKTVSRFNRADLYLALNKDIDDAVVIQLQEALDAMREQGELEQYFNKYF; the protein is encoded by the coding sequence ATGTTTAAGTTTAGAGCCAGCTTCGTGCTGGCTGCTTTGTTATATTCGGCAGTAAGCTGGGCGGCAGAGCCCGCTCACAAAGTGCATTTGCTGACTGAGAATTTTCCTCCATACAATATGGAAAAAGAAGGCAAGAATTTTGGTCGAGATGAAAATATTGAAGGCATTGCGACAGATATAGTGCGTGAAATGTTTCACCGAGCAGGTATTGAATACACTTTGACGTTACGTTTTCCATGGGAGCGCGTGTATAAGCAGGTCTTAGAGAAAGCTGATGTTGGCGTGTTTGTCATGTCACGCTCGCCTGAGCGCGAAGAGTTGTTTCAATGGGTTGGCCCAATTGGCCCTGATGACTGGGTGTTTTTAGCTCGCAGTGACAGTCCTATTACGTTGCAGTCATTGGATGAAGCAGGTCGCTATAAAGTGGGTTCATACCGTGGTGATGTGATCACTGAACATCTGCAAAAGCATGCCATTGAGCCGATAACAGCGTTACGTGATCAAGAAAATGCTGGAAAGCTTATGCGCGGCGAGATTGACTTATGGGCTACTGGCGACCCTGCTGGGCGTTATTTGGCTGCGCTGGAAGGTGTGCATAATCTAAAAACGGTGTCGCGCTTTAACCGTGCAGATTTGTACCTTGCTCTCAATAAGGATATTGATGATGCCGTGGTTATACAGCTGCAAGAAGCGCTGGATGCCATGCGTGAACAGGGCGAGTTGGAGCAGTATTTTAATAAGTACTTCTAA
- the hisH gene encoding imidazole glycerol phosphate synthase subunit HisH — MQTIAVIDYGMGNLHSVGKALQHVAAARVQITSDPQVIRDADRIVLPGVGAIRDCMAEMQRHDLLDVIREVSSDRPFLGICVGMQALLERSEENGGVTGLGLFAGQVRAFGTELAAGAEHLKVPHMGWNQVTQSLPHPMWHGIPDLARFYFVHSYYVQADNPRQVAGSCQYGVEFAAALADGARFAVQFHPEKSDTHGLQLLQNFVAWDGRW, encoded by the coding sequence ATGCAAACCATCGCCGTAATTGATTACGGGATGGGTAATTTACATTCTGTGGGCAAAGCACTGCAGCATGTGGCTGCGGCGCGGGTGCAAATCACCAGTGATCCACAAGTGATTCGTGATGCGGACCGTATTGTGCTGCCCGGTGTGGGCGCAATACGTGATTGCATGGCTGAGATGCAGCGCCATGACCTGCTCGATGTGATTCGTGAAGTCAGCAGCGACCGACCTTTTCTCGGCATTTGTGTGGGTATGCAAGCATTGCTTGAGCGCAGTGAAGAGAATGGTGGGGTTACTGGTCTAGGCTTGTTTGCTGGGCAGGTGCGTGCTTTTGGTACTGAGTTAGCGGCCGGTGCTGAGCATTTAAAAGTCCCGCATATGGGCTGGAATCAAGTTACGCAAAGCTTACCGCATCCAATGTGGCACGGGATTCCCGATTTAGCGCGTTTTTACTTTGTCCACAGCTACTATGTACAAGCTGATAATCCGCGGCAGGTGGCCGGTAGCTGCCAGTATGGCGTTGAGTTTGCTGCTGCTTTGGCTGATGGTGCGCGTTTTGCAGTGCAATTTCACCCAGAAAAAAGCGATACTCACGGCTTACAACTATTACAGAACTTTGTAGCTTGGGATGGGCGCTGGTAG